CGCTCCCCTTTCGGGATTGGATAAAATGGAACCATAAGCTTCCGCAGGACGCTTAAATATCAAGATGCAATCCCTGGCGACGGCACCAGCTCGCATTGGGGAGCGCTTACACTCTGAAAAATTATCTATGTTTTAGAACCAAATCCGCACGCCTCCGAGCTTCAAAAAATAAAAAACTAAATCCGGCGGAATTTCGCTTAACGACCAAGGTGTCCGACGTTTGCGTGGCGCGAGTTTAGCCCTGCAAACGAAGTGACAATGCAAAATGTGCCGCAGGACCAAGCGAGAGTCGCGCAGCGATCTCGAAGCGTAGCGGAAGCACCGACAGTTAGGCGAAGTATGCAGGGTCTCCAGGCATTAAATCAATTAATACGGGTTTCGAATAGTAATAGCCTTTGTTAGTCTTAATAAATAGGTGAAGTATTCCCTCATGCCAAATATTATAGTTCTTCAGCTGCAAAGTTATTCTTACTGCTGAGTTTCCGTTAATGTACATAGGTTTTTGTAAACTCGTTGAAAATTTAATATTAAGATTAGAAGCAATCCGCTGGATCGAACCTCGATATTCATCGGGCAGATTCTCGTGGTCTAAGATTTTGATCAATCTACCTTGATACTTTTCGGGATGATTTTTTTGATCTTCCAATAGAGTATATATTTTGTCATCAACCGAACCGATATCTACAGAATAACTTGCCTTTATATCGAGCTCATAAGCTTCACTTTCACCAAATCCTGCAATATGAGATATTGTACAATCAATTATGACACCGATTGAAGATATAGTAATTCCATTATCTATGTTGTTAATTAAAGATATATCGAATATAGGATCAATATCGGCAAATTCATAACGTCGAAAAACTTGATGAAATTCGGGATAAATCTTCGGATAGTTATCAATAAGCTCATCTGTCTCTTTCCATCCTTTTAACGATGAATCAAGTCTTATAAGACTAAATTCAATTATGTCTTTCTTTAACGCGTTAACATTGCTTAATCGACCATTCACATATTCTGACGCCTCATCTTCGGCACCCTGCTTCCAACTTTGTATTAGTTCAACTGTGTGTTTGTCTAAGTCGCTATCAATAATCTTTGCGCAATTCTGGCATAGCCAGATGCCATTTTTATAACTGGATCTTTCTAGTTCAGTGAGAGTTTTGTCGAATCTCGGCCCACCTGGTGATGCTGCGGTTATATGGCTAGCGACGCCGATATTGATTATTTTATCGTTTTCACTTGCCGGACCGACAGTTGCTCTTCGGCATTCCGGATTTGAGCATTTGTTCCCAGCGCGATCGGATAGCTTCTTTTTAATAGTTTGAGAAAAATCGTTCCTCATTTATATTCCTGTATATTTCGCCTAACGGCCAAGGCTTGACGACGTTGGCGAGCTGAGCGAAGCGAAGACAGGCATGAGAATTGCTTTGCAATTCGAGTGACTGAGCCAATGTGCCGAAGGCCGAGCGAGAGTTGCGTAAGCAATCTCGAAGCGTAGCGTCAGAGCCGTAAGTTAGGCGAAGTGCTGGGGACTTATACAATCGGTTCGTAAAGATCGTACTTTCCGATAAACTTAAGATTATTGGAATCACAATATTCCTTTATTTTTCTATTAAAAGTATCATCTGACTTTGGGTGAGTTTGAACATTCTCAATAAAACTTTCAATATACGATATATCAACCTTATGCCAATCTGGGCTAAAACTTTTCAATAAGTGTTCGTGTTCAGTGCCCGCCAACGCACTTTTAAATAATTTTATTTCCGCTGGACTTCCTTCATTGATAACTTCGGATTTTTTAAATATTAAACGAACTTCTTGTTCATAAGAAAATGGCATACGTTTTAGCGTATATATTTTCTCAAAATCAGTCCTATTTTTACTAATCCCTATTTTATTCAATTCTGCATTTAAATTGATTTCACTTTGATAATCCACATATAACAGATTTACACTTTTTATTTCTCTGATTTTATATTCGGAAACAGCAATTCTAATGGCTTGGTTATTAGAGCTATAAGAATTCCACATTGCTTCGCTCTCACCATTCATAGACCAAGATTGAGC
The DNA window shown above is from Leptospira wolffii serovar Khorat str. Khorat-H2 and carries:
- a CDS encoding DUF2971 domain-containing protein, with the protein product MKNRYLYRYISFEKFDDLVQTKSLHFVRPEVWEDKHEGYIFQKLKTTSGQNEIRKILETYPNTLAKGIFIDLALHFERIFFAQSWSMNGESEAMWNSYSSNNQAIRIAVSEYKIREIKSVNLLYVDYQSEINLNAELNKIGISKNRTDFEKIYTLKRMPFSYEQEVRLIFKKSEVINEGSPAEIKLFKSALAGTEHEHLLKSFSPDWHKVDISYIESFIENVQTHPKSDDTFNRKIKEYCDSNNLKFIGKYDLYEPIV